One window from the genome of Elaeis guineensis isolate ETL-2024a chromosome 5, EG11, whole genome shotgun sequence encodes:
- the LOC105045224 gene encoding acyl carrier protein 1, chloroplastic isoform X1, which translates to MRKRGTPPNRALRARRPPEISPTVRSLPLAFSLSSDRSMASISGTVTATSVRPRLTSRAPVVKGFSGLKSVSFSIQRNGFPSVRLQAAPRRLRFQVSCAQAKPETVQKVCEIVKKQLALSDDTPVSGESKFSTLGADSLDTVEIVMGLEEAFGISVEEESAQSITTVQDAADLIEKLVEAKSS; encoded by the exons ATGCGAAAACGGGGAACGCCTCCAAATCGCGCACTTCGTGCTCGTCGCCCCCCTGAGATCAGCCCCACTGTTAGATCTCTCCCTCTCGCCTTCTCTCTTTCTTCGGATCGATCCATGGCTTCGATCTCGGGGACGGTGACCGCTACCTCTGTTCGGCCTCGATTGACCTCGCGGGCTCCG GTTGTGAAGGGTTTTTCTGGACTGAAATCTGTTTCCTTTTCCATTCAAAGGAATGGCTTTCCATCAGTTCGGTTGCAAGCAGCCCCGCGACGACTACGCTTTCAAGTTTCCTGTGCT CAGGCAAAACCAGAGACAGTGCAAAAGGTGTGTGAAATAGTGAAGAAGCAGCTGGCGCTATCTGATGATACCCCTGTAAGTGGTGAATCAAAGTTTTCAACACTTGGAGCTGATTCACTTGACACG GTTGAGATTGTCATGGGCCTTGAGGAGGCATTTGGGATCAGTGTTGAAGAAGAAAGTGCGCAGAGCATCACGACAGTGCAGGATGCTGCTGATCTAATTGAGAAGCTTGTGGAGGCAAAGTCTAGTTAG
- the LOC105045224 gene encoding acyl carrier protein 1, chloroplastic isoform X2, which produces MRKRGTPPNRALRARRPPEISPTVRSLPLAFSLSSDRSMASISGTVTATSVRPRLTSRAPVVKGFSGLKSVSFSIQRNGFPSVRLQAAPRRLRFQVSCAAKPETVQKVCEIVKKQLALSDDTPVSGESKFSTLGADSLDTVEIVMGLEEAFGISVEEESAQSITTVQDAADLIEKLVEAKSS; this is translated from the exons ATGCGAAAACGGGGAACGCCTCCAAATCGCGCACTTCGTGCTCGTCGCCCCCCTGAGATCAGCCCCACTGTTAGATCTCTCCCTCTCGCCTTCTCTCTTTCTTCGGATCGATCCATGGCTTCGATCTCGGGGACGGTGACCGCTACCTCTGTTCGGCCTCGATTGACCTCGCGGGCTCCG GTTGTGAAGGGTTTTTCTGGACTGAAATCTGTTTCCTTTTCCATTCAAAGGAATGGCTTTCCATCAGTTCGGTTGCAAGCAGCCCCGCGACGACTACGCTTTCAAGTTTCCTGTGCT GCAAAACCAGAGACAGTGCAAAAGGTGTGTGAAATAGTGAAGAAGCAGCTGGCGCTATCTGATGATACCCCTGTAAGTGGTGAATCAAAGTTTTCAACACTTGGAGCTGATTCACTTGACACG GTTGAGATTGTCATGGGCCTTGAGGAGGCATTTGGGATCAGTGTTGAAGAAGAAAGTGCGCAGAGCATCACGACAGTGCAGGATGCTGCTGATCTAATTGAGAAGCTTGTGGAGGCAAAGTCTAGTTAG